Proteins encoded within one genomic window of Streptomyces sp. NBC_01314:
- a CDS encoding DUF1062 domain-containing protein, translating to MLNNWVVAPTCLPLVLRRCHVCASGRFRASGKFRVNANHKLIDAWLLVLCTACGETAKLTVLERVHVRSVRPELLDRLHDNDLGLTAELLQDPVVRRRNRIALDWDNAWHLDTGGSDHLDREVIDVLVRFAARIPVRPVRLVAEGCGLSRAEVERLMVEGKLVSAVRLSGKLSSDFAFTLKH from the coding sequence GTGCTCAACAACTGGGTGGTCGCGCCCACCTGCCTGCCACTCGTTCTCCGCCGTTGCCACGTGTGCGCGTCCGGACGCTTCCGGGCAAGCGGCAAATTCCGGGTCAACGCCAACCACAAGCTCATCGACGCCTGGCTCCTCGTGCTCTGTACCGCTTGCGGGGAGACCGCGAAGCTCACGGTCCTGGAGCGAGTGCATGTGCGCTCCGTACGACCTGAGCTGCTGGACCGGCTGCATGACAACGACCTCGGCCTGACAGCCGAGTTGCTCCAGGATCCGGTCGTGCGGCGCCGTAATCGCATCGCCCTCGACTGGGACAACGCCTGGCACCTCGACACCGGCGGGTCGGATCACCTGGACCGCGAGGTGATCGACGTCCTGGTCCGCTTCGCGGCGCGGATCCCAGTCCGACCGGTTCGACTGGTCGCTGAAGGGTGCGGCCTTTCACGGGCCGAGGTCGAGAGACTGATGGTGGAGGGGAAACTTGTTTCGGCAGTCCGGCTGAGCGGCAAGCTCTCCAGCGACTTCGCCTTCACGCTCAAGCACTGA
- a CDS encoding ABC transporter ATP-binding protein: METTDTRGPTPGRNAVVLALRRYGRELLRLRRLALPALLLPAVGNIGIRYIAPLLIAKLAGQAADDSGLTLSSALPYVLGFGVTLLVAEAVWRVGQHCLNRVDALGMEHLYVSGMDELLAKDAAFFHDNFAGSLTKRVLSFGKRFEDFVDTVTYRIVGSVVPLVFGAVVLWSYEPMLVAGLLVMIVLTVVAATPLIRRRQRLVSDREAAIARVSGHVADSLVNMETIRAFAAEEREADEHRSRVADSRRLTLRSWDYGNLRVDVLIAPMSVLTNVLGLLVAIVFGGPGQGVEEVVVAFTYYSNATQIMFEFNQIYRRLESSMTEAAQFTELLLDPPTVLDPTEPEPLAPQGTGIRFEAVTFAHAGAKPIFQKLDLDVPAGARIGLVGRSGGGKTTLTRLLLRMSDIDEGRILIGGQDISRLRQTDLRSLIAYVPQEPAMFHRSLRDNIAFARPGATDAEIHAAAAAAHVMEFAGQLPDGFGTLVGERGVKLSGGQRQRVALARAILRDAPILLLDEATSALDSESELLVQDALWRLMDGRTALVVAHRLSTVAGMDRLVVLDRGSVVEQGSHTELLTANGAYAKLWQHQSGGFLGESTESDVGRPVPVAGPDGLPGPADPAPDGDRRMSSHARTHTGST, from the coding sequence ATGGAGACAACAGATACGCGAGGGCCGACGCCGGGCAGGAACGCGGTCGTTCTGGCTTTGCGCCGCTACGGCCGGGAACTGCTGCGACTACGACGGCTGGCCCTGCCCGCGCTGCTGCTGCCGGCCGTGGGTAACATCGGCATCCGCTACATCGCCCCCCTTCTGATCGCCAAACTGGCAGGTCAGGCCGCCGACGACAGCGGTCTCACCCTCAGCTCGGCGCTGCCGTACGTGCTGGGCTTCGGCGTGACGCTGCTGGTCGCCGAGGCCGTGTGGCGGGTCGGGCAGCACTGCCTGAACCGCGTGGACGCCCTCGGCATGGAACACCTGTACGTGAGTGGCATGGACGAACTCCTCGCCAAGGACGCGGCGTTCTTCCACGACAACTTCGCCGGCTCCCTGACCAAACGGGTGCTGAGCTTCGGTAAGCGCTTCGAGGACTTCGTCGACACGGTGACCTACCGGATCGTGGGCAGTGTCGTCCCCCTGGTGTTCGGTGCCGTGGTGCTGTGGAGCTACGAACCGATGCTCGTCGCCGGCCTTCTCGTGATGATCGTGCTGACCGTGGTGGCCGCGACACCCCTGATCCGTCGCCGGCAGCGGCTCGTCAGTGACCGTGAGGCGGCGATCGCCCGGGTCTCCGGCCACGTAGCCGACAGCCTCGTGAACATGGAGACCATCCGGGCGTTCGCGGCTGAGGAGCGGGAGGCCGACGAACACCGCAGCCGTGTCGCGGATTCCCGGCGCCTGACGCTGAGGTCGTGGGACTACGGCAATCTGCGCGTCGACGTCCTGATCGCGCCCATGTCCGTGCTGACCAACGTGCTGGGTCTGTTGGTCGCCATCGTCTTCGGCGGCCCGGGCCAGGGAGTGGAGGAGGTCGTCGTCGCTTTCACCTACTACTCCAACGCGACCCAGATCATGTTCGAGTTCAACCAGATCTACCGGCGCCTGGAAAGTTCGATGACCGAGGCCGCGCAGTTCACCGAGCTGCTGCTGGATCCGCCCACCGTGCTCGACCCGACGGAACCAGAACCGCTCGCACCGCAGGGCACCGGCATCCGCTTCGAGGCGGTGACCTTCGCACACGCGGGAGCGAAGCCGATCTTCCAGAAACTCGACCTGGACGTGCCCGCAGGCGCACGGATCGGTCTCGTCGGCCGGTCCGGCGGCGGCAAGACCACACTCACCCGGCTCCTGCTGCGCATGTCGGACATCGACGAAGGACGCATCCTGATCGGTGGGCAGGACATCAGCCGACTGCGCCAGACGGACCTGCGCTCACTGATCGCCTACGTCCCGCAGGAACCCGCCATGTTCCACCGCAGCCTGCGGGACAACATCGCTTTCGCCCGTCCCGGCGCCACCGACGCGGAGATCCACGCCGCGGCCGCGGCCGCGCACGTCATGGAGTTCGCCGGCCAACTCCCCGACGGCTTCGGCACTCTGGTGGGGGAGCGGGGAGTGAAACTCTCGGGCGGCCAGCGCCAGCGCGTCGCCCTCGCCAGGGCCATCCTGCGCGACGCCCCGATCCTGCTGCTCGACGAGGCCACCAGCGCGCTGGACTCGGAGAGTGAACTCCTCGTCCAGGACGCCCTGTGGCGGTTGATGGACGGACGTACGGCCCTCGTGGTCGCCCACCGCCTGAGCACCGTCGCCGGCATGGACCGTCTCGTCGTCCTCGACCGCGGAAGCGTCGTCGAGCAGGGCTCCCACACGGAGCTGCTCACGGCGAACGGTGCCTACGCCAAGCTGTGGCAGCACCAGTCGGGCGGCTTCCTCGGCGAGAGCACCGAGTCCGACGTCGGACGCCCGGTCCCAGTGGCCGGTCCCGACGGGCTGCCCGGACCGGCCGACCCGGCGCCGGACGGGGACCGCAGGATGTCGTCGCACGCTCGTACGCACACCGGGTCCACGTGA